One Antiquaquibacter oligotrophicus genomic region harbors:
- the eboE gene encoding metabolite traffic protein EboE, protein MMHLSYCTNVHPAEDLDGVIAQLDQFAGPARSEAELDVVGVGLWLPAELAHELATNETSRDRLRAALERNGLEVRTLNAFPYAAFHAEVVKLDVYLPDWTDRRRLEYTIDAARALAAFLPPRADGSISTLPLGWRTGWGPAEDEVATAAFVELVAALEQIRDTTGHTIRIGIEPEPGCILDNVADIVEWLGARSDVIDPEFVGVCLDTCHLAVSFADPTEAVTAIESAGLKVVKIQASAALEVLTPADPASREAIAVFGEPRYVHQVRERHADGILRVDDLDEALATLPGNGPWRVHFHVPLHMVPDAPLGATTDVLRTAVDAVVATRPTHDVHLDVETYTWSVLPEPPADLAAGIASELAWAQRELMGARIE, encoded by the coding sequence ATGATGCACCTGTCGTACTGCACCAACGTGCATCCGGCCGAGGACCTGGACGGCGTCATCGCCCAACTCGACCAGTTTGCGGGCCCGGCGCGATCCGAGGCCGAGCTCGACGTCGTCGGCGTCGGGCTGTGGCTGCCAGCGGAACTGGCGCACGAGCTCGCCACGAACGAAACGTCGCGCGACAGACTTCGAGCAGCACTCGAACGCAACGGTCTTGAGGTCCGCACGCTCAACGCGTTTCCCTACGCTGCCTTCCACGCCGAGGTCGTGAAGCTCGACGTCTACCTTCCCGACTGGACCGACCGACGCCGACTCGAGTACACGATCGACGCCGCTCGGGCCCTCGCGGCCTTCCTGCCACCTCGTGCCGACGGCAGCATCTCCACCCTTCCGCTCGGCTGGCGCACCGGATGGGGCCCCGCCGAGGACGAGGTCGCCACCGCAGCCTTCGTCGAGCTGGTCGCAGCCCTCGAGCAGATTCGCGACACCACGGGCCACACGATTCGCATCGGCATCGAGCCGGAGCCCGGATGCATCCTCGACAACGTGGCCGACATCGTCGAGTGGCTGGGTGCCAGAAGCGATGTCATCGATCCCGAGTTCGTCGGAGTGTGCCTGGACACCTGCCACCTCGCTGTGTCGTTCGCCGACCCGACGGAAGCCGTGACCGCCATCGAGTCCGCGGGTCTCAAGGTCGTGAAGATCCAGGCCTCGGCGGCCCTCGAGGTGCTGACCCCCGCGGATCCCGCCTCGCGCGAGGCGATCGCCGTGTTCGGTGAGCCGCGATACGTGCATCAGGTCCGCGAGCGTCATGCCGACGGCATCCTGCGAGTCGATGACCTCGACGAGGCTCTCGCGACTCTTCCCGGCAACGGACCGTGGCGCGTGCACTTCCACGTTCCGCTGCACATGGTGCCGGATGCCCCGCTCGGAGCCACGACGGACGTGCTGCGCACGGCGGTTGACGCCGTCGTGGCGACACGCCCGACCCACGACGTGCACCTCGACGTTGAGACCTACACCTGGTCCGTCCTACCCGAACCACCCGCCGACCTCGCGGCCGGTATCGCAAGCGAGCTGGCCTGGGCCCAGCGCGAACTGATGGGAGCACGCATCGAATGA
- a CDS encoding TatD family hydrolase, producing the protein MRIFDPHIHMSARTTDDYESMFAAGVRAVVEPAFWLGQPRTNVGSFIDYFDLITGWERFRASQFGIRHHATIGLNPKEANDPRCREVMSELPRFLVRESVVAIGETGYDSMTVEEQDVFEEHMQLSKDYDLPVLVHTPHRDKLSGTKRTLDVVASSGVAPELVVVDHLNELTVDLVAESGCWMGFSIYPDTKMDEQRMVAILRRIGTDRILINSAADWGRSDVLKTLKTGKLMLESGFTEADVDRVLWQNPIDFYGQSGRVDVTPLAGFEALEAPPLFEGNSVQRGAPVVAP; encoded by the coding sequence ATGCGCATCTTCGATCCACACATCCACATGTCCGCCCGAACCACGGACGACTACGAATCGATGTTCGCCGCGGGTGTTCGCGCCGTCGTCGAGCCCGCATTCTGGCTGGGGCAACCTCGAACCAACGTCGGCTCGTTCATCGACTACTTCGACCTCATCACCGGGTGGGAGCGATTCCGGGCCTCGCAGTTCGGCATCCGGCATCACGCGACGATCGGCCTCAACCCGAAAGAGGCCAATGACCCGCGCTGCCGCGAGGTCATGAGCGAGTTGCCGCGCTTCCTCGTTCGCGAATCGGTTGTCGCGATCGGCGAGACCGGCTACGACTCGATGACCGTCGAGGAGCAGGACGTCTTCGAAGAGCACATGCAGCTCTCGAAGGACTACGACCTTCCCGTACTCGTTCACACACCCCACCGCGACAAGCTTTCCGGCACCAAGCGCACACTCGATGTCGTCGCCTCCTCGGGAGTGGCGCCAGAGCTCGTTGTGGTTGATCACCTCAACGAGCTCACGGTCGACCTCGTCGCCGAGTCGGGATGCTGGATGGGCTTCTCCATCTATCCGGACACGAAGATGGACGAGCAGCGGATGGTGGCGATCCTGCGGCGCATCGGCACCGACCGCATCCTCATCAACTCTGCGGCGGACTGGGGTCGCTCCGATGTGCTCAAAACGCTGAAGACCGGAAAGCTCATGCTCGAGTCCGGTTTCACCGAGGCCGACGTCGATCGTGTGCTGTGGCAAAACCCCATCGACTTCTACGGGCAGAGCGGACGTGTGGATGTCACACCGCTCGCCGGGTTCGAGGCACTCGAGGCTCCCCCGCTGTTCGAGGGCAACTCGGTGCAGCGCGGAGCGCCCGTGGTCGCCCCATGA
- a CDS encoding nucleotide pyrophosphatase/phosphodiesterase family protein, which produces MTRPILLLDIVGLTAPILEHMPRLSALARAGSQSSLGTVLPAVTCSVQSTILTGTMPSEHGIVGNGWYFRGLGDVYLWRQHNKLVAGEKVWETARRTKPDYRAANLGWWYAMGATTDVTVTPRPIYHADGRKSADAYVRPPSLHDDLETRFGEFPLFQYWGPTATIKSSQWLIDSTRYILEGGGTGGAVPDLTMTYLPHLDYDLQRFDPEGPEAAKAAAELDAALAPLLDQAERQGVTVVALAEYGLAAANKPIDVNRALRREGLLEVYVQQELEQLDPWTSRAFAVADHQIAHVYVDNPDDIPHVRSILEGLDGVAEVLDREQQAAYGLDHERAGELVAVAAPGAWFTYYFWLDDDKAPEYARGVDIHRKPGYDPAELFFNPADPLVKVKAAGNLVKKAVGLRYAMKAIPLDPTIVKGTHGRLPSGPADTPIILSSDPAFLAGEGDVVPATAVKSLILRAQGLG; this is translated from the coding sequence ATGACGCGTCCGATTCTGCTTCTGGACATCGTGGGTCTCACCGCCCCGATCCTGGAGCACATGCCTCGCCTTTCCGCACTTGCGCGCGCGGGCTCGCAGTCGAGTCTCGGCACGGTGCTGCCTGCCGTGACGTGTTCCGTGCAGTCGACGATCCTCACGGGAACGATGCCGTCGGAGCACGGAATCGTCGGCAACGGCTGGTACTTCCGGGGCCTCGGTGACGTCTACCTGTGGCGCCAGCACAACAAGCTCGTCGCCGGAGAGAAGGTCTGGGAGACGGCTCGACGCACGAAGCCGGACTATCGGGCGGCCAACCTCGGCTGGTGGTACGCGATGGGGGCCACAACGGACGTCACCGTGACTCCCCGACCGATTTACCATGCCGACGGTCGCAAATCGGCCGACGCATACGTACGCCCACCCAGCCTTCACGATGACCTCGAGACGCGGTTCGGCGAGTTCCCGCTCTTCCAGTACTGGGGGCCCACCGCCACGATCAAGTCCTCGCAGTGGCTCATCGACTCGACCCGGTACATCCTCGAGGGTGGTGGCACGGGTGGCGCGGTTCCCGACCTGACCATGACCTACCTCCCCCACTTGGACTACGACCTTCAGCGATTCGACCCGGAGGGCCCGGAAGCCGCGAAGGCGGCCGCCGAACTGGATGCTGCACTCGCGCCGCTCCTCGACCAGGCCGAGCGACAGGGGGTCACCGTCGTCGCTCTCGCGGAGTACGGTCTCGCAGCAGCGAACAAGCCCATCGACGTCAATCGTGCGCTTCGGCGCGAGGGTCTTCTCGAGGTCTACGTGCAGCAGGAGCTCGAACAGCTCGACCCGTGGACCTCGCGTGCGTTCGCGGTGGCCGACCACCAGATCGCCCACGTCTACGTGGACAACCCCGACGACATCCCCCACGTTCGCTCGATTCTTGAGGGACTCGACGGGGTCGCCGAGGTCCTGGACCGCGAACAGCAGGCGGCCTACGGTCTCGACCACGAGCGGGCTGGTGAACTCGTCGCCGTGGCCGCCCCCGGCGCATGGTTCACCTACTACTTCTGGCTCGACGACGACAAGGCTCCCGAGTACGCCCGGGGAGTGGACATCCATCGCAAGCCCGGCTACGACCCCGCTGAACTGTTCTTCAACCCGGCCGACCCGCTTGTGAAGGTCAAAGCGGCGGGCAACCTCGTGAAGAAGGCTGTCGGTCTGCGTTACGCGATGAAGGCGATCCCGCTGGATCCCACCATCGTGAAGGGCACACACGGGCGTCTCCCGAGCGGACCGGCCGACACCCCGATCATCCTGTCCTCCGACCCGGCGTTCCTCGCGGGCGAGGGAGATGTCGTTCCCGCGACGGCGGTCAAGAGCCTCATCCTCCGAGCGCAGGGTTTGGGCTGA
- a CDS encoding alpha/beta fold hydrolase, whose translation MGDEGARRAEARRRDAALPDRDWSELPNGVTRSWHSAPSGRLAMISAGDPAAPRVVLVPGVTGSKEDFILMMPLLADAGYRVESFDMAGQYESAEAGPENVTPPRRSYDHDLFVDDLISVLEAGPGPAHLLGYSFAGTVSQLATVRRPELVASLTLLSCPPESGQGFRGVKRLGPFTGLATGRVGAALMIWGVRRNFTKVPPGRLAFVRHRFGFTRRQSVRDIISLMKRAPDAVAELASSGLPMLIAVGEHDLWPTSLHRAFADSLGARLVIYPTGHSPCETTPYELVLDLLTLYNER comes from the coding sequence ATGGGCGACGAGGGGGCGCGGCGCGCTGAGGCTCGTCGGCGAGACGCGGCGCTGCCCGATCGTGACTGGTCGGAGTTGCCGAACGGCGTGACCCGCTCGTGGCATTCGGCGCCGAGCGGCCGCCTCGCCATGATCAGCGCTGGTGACCCGGCCGCACCGCGTGTGGTGCTGGTGCCTGGGGTGACGGGCTCGAAGGAGGATTTCATCCTCATGATGCCGTTGCTTGCCGATGCGGGATATCGGGTCGAGTCATTCGACATGGCGGGCCAATACGAATCCGCGGAGGCCGGCCCCGAGAATGTGACCCCACCGCGACGGTCCTACGATCACGATCTCTTCGTCGACGACCTCATCTCTGTGCTCGAGGCGGGGCCGGGGCCGGCGCATCTTCTCGGGTATTCGTTCGCGGGCACCGTGTCGCAGCTTGCCACCGTGCGCCGTCCGGAGCTTGTCGCAAGCCTCACACTCCTCAGCTGTCCACCCGAATCCGGTCAGGGTTTTCGCGGGGTCAAGCGGCTCGGCCCGTTCACGGGCCTTGCCACCGGGCGCGTGGGTGCTGCTCTCATGATCTGGGGCGTGCGGCGCAACTTCACCAAGGTGCCTCCGGGGAGGCTCGCCTTCGTTCGGCACCGATTCGGGTTCACGCGTCGGCAGTCCGTTCGCGACATCATCTCCCTCATGAAGAGAGCACCGGATGCTGTTGCGGAGTTGGCTTCGTCGGGCCTCCCCATGCTCATCGCCGTCGGTGAGCACGATCTGTGGCCCACCTCACTGCACCGAGCGTTTGCCGATTCGCTCGGCGCGCGATTGGTCATCTATCCGACCGGTCACAGCCCGTGCGAAACGACACCGTACGAGCTCGTCCTCGATCTCCTGACGCTCTACAACGAGCGCTGA
- a CDS encoding DUF2207 domain-containing protein — MKHVRIAAVAAIVLAPLFGVIGAPSADAAQPDPRTVANGVEDFTFESFDAQYYLDTDDSGRAKLRVVETIVALFPDFDQNRGIIRAIPLDYDETPLHLSVVSVTDENGTPVPFERDDYYGFAELALGTDDYVQGRTTYVIEYTMRDVIRHFEDSGGDEFYWDVNGDGWPQPFGSVSATVHLSADLVDALTGNVSCYLGYYGEQNECDIRAEGDTISTRVEEVGAYNTLTVAIGFEGGTVVQPTPPRETWPIQVLPKVLLGASGLWVVIAVLLRTFVLRDARGRGTIIAHYEPPRDSDLLMDAEIIGRQRSGLPALLVDFAVRGLVTIIDRSKGSATSSAFSLELVSGEGANSRELRVLRALFGSKLEPGKRIQLDALPAATGASLYGLPASTTSAAISEGLRAKPKTAAQVWLRRISLVTWLGFGALWVWAVWMGALVAEVVVPALVATVLALAVSIILAVPARLTRAGADHKEYLEGLKLYLTVAEEERFRMLQSPDGALRVDPTDRGAVVKLNERLLPYAVLWGVEDQWVEVLRAQWPDAAPAWLDGTDLSVSTLRGFSASSMSSVRPIVTSSSSGSSWSSSGGSSFSSGSSGGGFSGGGGGGGGGGGR, encoded by the coding sequence GTGAAGCACGTGCGCATCGCCGCGGTCGCGGCCATCGTTCTCGCCCCCCTGTTCGGTGTGATCGGCGCTCCGTCGGCGGATGCGGCGCAGCCCGATCCACGCACGGTCGCGAACGGTGTCGAGGACTTCACGTTCGAGTCGTTCGATGCGCAGTACTACCTGGACACGGATGATTCTGGCCGAGCGAAACTCCGTGTTGTGGAGACCATCGTCGCCCTGTTCCCAGACTTCGACCAGAACCGCGGCATCATCAGGGCTATACCCCTGGACTACGACGAGACACCGCTGCACCTCTCCGTCGTTTCGGTCACCGATGAGAACGGCACGCCGGTGCCCTTCGAACGGGACGACTACTACGGGTTCGCCGAACTCGCCCTCGGCACCGACGATTACGTGCAGGGACGGACCACCTACGTCATCGAGTACACGATGCGTGACGTCATCCGTCATTTTGAGGACTCCGGTGGCGACGAGTTCTACTGGGATGTCAACGGGGATGGGTGGCCACAACCGTTCGGTTCGGTCAGCGCGACAGTCCACCTCTCTGCGGATCTCGTGGACGCACTCACGGGGAACGTGAGCTGCTATCTCGGCTACTACGGGGAGCAGAACGAGTGCGACATCCGTGCCGAGGGCGACACCATTTCCACCCGCGTCGAGGAGGTAGGCGCCTACAACACGCTGACCGTCGCGATTGGCTTCGAGGGCGGCACCGTCGTTCAACCGACACCGCCGCGCGAGACGTGGCCCATCCAGGTGCTCCCCAAGGTGCTTCTCGGTGCCTCGGGTCTGTGGGTCGTCATCGCCGTGCTTCTACGCACCTTCGTACTGAGGGATGCACGCGGCCGGGGCACCATCATTGCCCACTATGAGCCACCCCGCGATAGCGATCTGCTCATGGACGCAGAGATCATCGGTCGCCAGCGATCGGGATTGCCCGCGCTCCTCGTGGACTTCGCGGTACGCGGACTCGTCACAATCATCGACAGGAGTAAGGGTTCGGCAACGAGTTCCGCGTTCTCTCTCGAGCTCGTCTCGGGCGAAGGCGCGAACTCCCGTGAACTGCGAGTCCTGCGTGCGCTGTTCGGTTCGAAGCTCGAACCCGGCAAGCGGATCCAACTGGACGCGCTCCCGGCCGCGACCGGCGCGAGCCTCTACGGCCTTCCGGCTTCGACAACAAGCGCGGCGATCTCGGAAGGATTACGTGCCAAGCCGAAGACGGCGGCCCAGGTCTGGCTCCGCAGGATCTCGCTCGTCACGTGGCTCGGGTTCGGTGCACTGTGGGTCTGGGCGGTGTGGATGGGGGCCCTCGTCGCGGAGGTCGTTGTGCCGGCCCTCGTCGCGACTGTCCTGGCGCTCGCCGTGTCGATCATCCTGGCAGTCCCGGCGAGGCTCACGCGCGCAGGTGCGGACCACAAGGAGTACCTCGAGGGCCTGAAGCTTTACCTCACGGTGGCCGAGGAGGAGCGCTTCCGGATGCTGCAATCTCCCGATGGAGCACTGCGCGTCGATCCGACCGATCGGGGTGCCGTCGTGAAGCTCAACGAGCGACTTCTTCCCTACGCGGTGCTGTGGGGCGTCGAGGACCAGTGGGTGGAGGTGCTCCGTGCGCAGTGGCCGGATGCTGCTCCCGCGTGGCTCGACGGAACCGATCTCTCGGTCAGCACTCTGCGCGGCTTCTCCGCGTCGTCGATGTCGTCGGTGCGCCCCATCGTCACCTCATCGTCGTCAGGATCGAGCTGGTCGTCGTCGGGCGGATCCAGTTTCTCCAGCGGCTCCAGCGGGGGAGGTTTCTCCGGTGGTGGCGGCGGAGGCGGCGGCGGAGGAGGTCGCTAA
- a CDS encoding aspartate ammonia-lyase, with protein MWPRREFLAALRGEIPTRLESDSLGSMPIPAEAYWGIHTARALENFPITRRAIYNYPYLVIALARVKQAAARANRELGALSDTKADVIDRACEEIVAGALHQEFCVGAIQGGAGTSTNMNANEVIANRGLELLGRERGDYAYLHPIDDVNRSQSTNDVYPTAIKLAMVFGIQRLLDEHRQLRAAFAQKGREFASVLKIGRTQLQDAVPMTLGQEFSGFATTLAEDDDRLSEVIPWLNEINMGATAIGTGITADPRYAEAVRRHLVEVTGIEMETAPDLIEATSDAGIFMTASATLKRAAVKLSKICNDLRLLSSGPQAGLGEIVLPARQAGSSIMPGKVNPVIPEVVNQVAFSVIGADATVTAAAEAGQLQLNAFEPVIASSILQSLAWMTNACYTLRVNCIEGITANTERLAMQVETSVGVVTALTPYIGYQAAASLAHTALTSNASIRDLVVEAGLMEAEQVDRVLSPERLSGMVPLTGALTLPVQLPPDELT; from the coding sequence ATGTGGCCGCGTCGCGAGTTCCTCGCTGCGCTCCGGGGGGAGATCCCCACACGGCTCGAGAGCGATTCGCTCGGATCGATGCCGATCCCCGCCGAAGCGTACTGGGGTATTCATACGGCCAGGGCACTGGAAAACTTCCCCATTACGCGCCGTGCCATCTACAACTATCCCTACCTCGTGATCGCCCTCGCACGCGTCAAGCAGGCTGCCGCTCGCGCCAATCGGGAGTTGGGTGCTCTCAGCGACACCAAAGCGGATGTCATCGACCGGGCGTGTGAGGAGATTGTCGCGGGGGCCCTCCACCAGGAGTTTTGTGTCGGTGCGATCCAGGGTGGTGCCGGCACGTCGACGAACATGAACGCCAACGAGGTCATCGCCAATCGTGGGCTCGAGCTGCTCGGGCGCGAGCGTGGAGACTACGCCTACCTGCATCCGATCGACGACGTCAACCGGAGCCAGTCCACCAACGACGTGTATCCCACCGCCATCAAACTCGCGATGGTGTTCGGCATCCAGCGCCTCCTCGACGAACACCGCCAGCTGCGGGCGGCTTTCGCTCAGAAGGGGCGGGAGTTCGCATCCGTTCTCAAGATCGGGCGAACGCAACTCCAGGATGCCGTTCCCATGACTCTCGGTCAGGAGTTCTCGGGATTCGCCACGACCCTCGCCGAGGACGACGATCGCCTCTCGGAGGTGATCCCGTGGCTCAACGAGATCAACATGGGTGCCACCGCAATCGGGACGGGCATCACGGCCGATCCGCGGTATGCCGAGGCCGTGCGCCGTCACCTCGTCGAGGTCACGGGAATCGAGATGGAGACCGCACCCGACCTCATCGAGGCGACGTCGGATGCCGGCATCTTTATGACCGCGAGTGCCACCCTCAAGCGCGCGGCCGTCAAACTCTCCAAGATCTGCAACGATCTGCGCCTGCTGTCGAGCGGACCGCAGGCGGGACTCGGCGAGATCGTCCTCCCCGCCCGCCAGGCGGGGTCGTCGATCATGCCGGGCAAGGTGAACCCGGTCATCCCCGAGGTCGTCAACCAGGTCGCGTTTTCGGTGATCGGCGCTGACGCAACGGTGACGGCTGCGGCCGAGGCCGGGCAACTTCAGCTCAATGCTTTCGAGCCCGTGATCGCGAGTTCGATCTTGCAGTCACTGGCGTGGATGACCAACGCCTGTTACACACTGCGGGTGAACTGCATCGAGGGCATCACGGCCAACACCGAGCGGCTCGCGATGCAGGTCGAGACGAGTGTCGGGGTGGTCACGGCGCTCACCCCGTACATCGGCTACCAGGCGGCGGCATCCCTCGCGCACACGGCACTCACCTCGAACGCCTCGATTCGCGACCTTGTTGTCGAGGCGGGCCTCATGGAGGCCGAACAAGTCGACCGCGTTCTCTCGCCCGAGCGACTGTCTGGCATGGTTCCACTCACGGGCGCACTCACGCTCCCGGTGCAACTCCCGCCAGACGAGCTGACCTAG
- a CDS encoding glycosyltransferase → MVRLSVVIPALNDSAMLEGCLAALSAQSRPADEIIVVDNGSSDDTRDVALRWGATIVDQPIRGIFPASAAGFDSASGDIVLRLDADSVPSRDWVERVESAFAGDPQLDFLSGPGRFYGSNRTVHWMAENLYIGGYIWFVGLLLGHPPLFGSNLAFRADAWRRVRTSVHSDLREIHDDLDLAIHLEPTMTVRFDRTLVVGVSARPFKSFAGFRRRIRWAFGTLGLNWRERSLLDRRRERRAIEHAQRSL, encoded by the coding sequence ATGGTTCGGCTCTCGGTCGTCATCCCCGCGCTGAACGATTCGGCGATGCTCGAGGGATGCCTCGCGGCTCTCAGCGCCCAGTCCAGACCCGCCGACGAGATCATCGTCGTCGACAATGGGAGCAGCGACGACACCCGCGACGTCGCGCTTCGCTGGGGCGCGACGATCGTCGATCAGCCGATCCGCGGCATCTTCCCCGCCTCCGCCGCGGGATTCGATTCGGCCTCGGGCGACATCGTTCTCCGACTCGATGCCGATTCGGTGCCCTCCCGCGATTGGGTCGAGCGGGTCGAGTCGGCGTTCGCGGGCGATCCCCAACTCGACTTTCTCTCCGGGCCGGGGAGGTTCTACGGGTCTAATCGGACCGTGCACTGGATGGCTGAGAACCTCTACATCGGCGGATACATCTGGTTCGTGGGCCTCCTGCTCGGGCATCCCCCGCTCTTCGGCTCCAACCTCGCCTTCCGCGCGGACGCCTGGCGAAGAGTGCGCACGTCAGTGCACAGCGATCTCCGCGAGATTCACGATGATCTCGATCTCGCCATCCACCTCGAGCCGACCATGACCGTCCGCTTCGATCGGACGCTTGTCGTGGGTGTGTCGGCCCGACCATTCAAGTCCTTCGCCGGCTTCCGTCGACGAATCCGGTGGGCGTTCGGCACACTCGGTCTCAACTGGCGGGAACGTTCACTGCTCGACCGGCGGCGCGAACGCCGAGCGATCGAACACGCTCAGCGCTCGTTGTAG
- a CDS encoding EboA domain-containing protein has translation MTSPDEWMSQATAAVREKPAAALRWLAQAGLGVGRDPLDADDPAGLVAGTTADAARATLVVELSGVLDDSAFAAAVTSLYEQGDNEVKRGVLRGLNELAAEDELPAPVAAAGVALVHDAFRANDPRLVASGMGAFAGRHLDQDTWRQGVIKLVFMDVPFTAVARLDERRDDELERMARDLVRERSSAGRVITTDLSTLAEPIAKG, from the coding sequence ATGACAAGTCCCGACGAATGGATGTCGCAGGCCACTGCCGCTGTACGCGAGAAGCCTGCTGCTGCGCTGCGTTGGCTCGCCCAAGCCGGTCTCGGGGTGGGTCGCGATCCCCTCGACGCCGACGATCCGGCCGGACTCGTTGCGGGCACGACGGCGGATGCCGCTCGCGCGACACTCGTCGTCGAGCTATCCGGAGTGCTCGACGACAGCGCGTTTGCCGCAGCCGTCACGTCGCTTTACGAGCAGGGTGACAACGAGGTCAAGCGCGGGGTACTGCGCGGGCTCAACGAACTTGCCGCGGAAGACGAGTTGCCAGCCCCCGTGGCTGCGGCAGGTGTGGCTTTGGTGCACGACGCGTTCCGTGCGAACGATCCCCGGCTCGTGGCATCCGGTATGGGCGCCTTCGCGGGTCGTCACCTCGACCAGGACACCTGGCGTCAGGGTGTCATCAAGCTCGTCTTCATGGATGTGCCCTTCACCGCCGTGGCGCGCCTGGACGAGCGTCGCGACGACGAACTGGAACGTATGGCAAGAGACCTCGTGCGTGAACGGAGTTCCGCCGGTCGTGTCATCACCACAGACCTCAGCACACTCGCCGAGCCGATCGCGAAGGGATAG
- a CDS encoding sugar phosphate isomerase/epimerase family protein, with protein sequence MSPNLLPVLGYGTNGFTDHTLNDMLDVVAGYGYEAIALTLGHPHFDPFADEWERRARELRSALHERGMRVVVETGARYLLDPYVKHHPTLVDREASRRLTFLARAIEIAGVLDADCVSLWSGVTPDDVTSDEAWSMLVERMADVVALASVRGVQLGFEPEPGMRVETVADALALREELGNPDRLGITVDLGHCVAVEPGGVVDALRSAGDLLVNVQVDDMMPGVHEHLELGTGQLDLALAFRTLSEIGYDGVAAIELPRHSHAAPRLARESMERMREALNAASESTTTRKSL encoded by the coding sequence GTGAGCCCGAATCTCCTCCCGGTCTTGGGTTATGGAACAAACGGCTTCACCGATCACACCCTCAACGACATGCTCGACGTCGTCGCCGGGTACGGCTACGAGGCCATTGCGCTCACGCTCGGGCATCCGCACTTCGATCCTTTTGCCGATGAGTGGGAGCGTCGGGCGCGGGAGCTTCGATCGGCCCTCCATGAGCGCGGCATGCGTGTTGTCGTCGAGACCGGTGCGCGCTACCTCTTGGACCCGTACGTGAAGCACCATCCGACACTCGTGGACCGTGAGGCCTCGCGACGGTTGACCTTCCTCGCCCGCGCCATCGAGATCGCTGGAGTGCTCGACGCGGACTGCGTGTCTCTGTGGTCCGGTGTCACTCCCGACGACGTCACCTCCGATGAGGCGTGGTCGATGCTCGTCGAGCGAATGGCTGATGTTGTCGCACTCGCATCGGTTCGCGGTGTCCAGCTGGGGTTCGAACCCGAACCGGGAATGCGTGTCGAGACCGTCGCGGATGCCCTGGCGTTGCGTGAGGAACTCGGCAACCCCGACCGCCTCGGCATCACCGTCGACCTCGGGCACTGCGTCGCTGTCGAGCCGGGCGGTGTTGTCGACGCACTCCGCTCCGCCGGCGATCTGCTCGTCAACGTGCAGGTCGACGACATGATGCCGGGTGTCCACGAGCACCTCGAACTCGGCACAGGACAACTCGATCTCGCTCTCGCGTTTCGAACTCTCAGCGAGATCGGGTATGACGGAGTAGCAGCCATCGAACTCCCCCGGCATTCGCACGCAGCGCCGCGGCTCGCACGGGAGAGCATGGAACGGATGCGCGAGGCGCTGAACGCGGCCTCGGAGTCGACGACGACCCGAAAGAGTTTGTGA